The following are encoded together in the Acipenser ruthenus chromosome 24, fAciRut3.2 maternal haplotype, whole genome shotgun sequence genome:
- the LOC117429328 gene encoding C-myc promoter-binding protein-like isoform X3, with the protein MMEDKGFRVADYFVVAGLTDSSKPLEEEIHFNDICHKIAKPKAPITDVAIIIKSLGEEVPQGYTCVDTTPTGLSADLNNGSLMGPQIFLCYKRGRDKPPLTDLGVLYEWKERLKQGCHIIQTTPSGRPANISSPSSQRIYITYRRAPDSMSQTSLAVTDICIIIPSKGETPPHTFCKVDKNLNSSMWGSSVYLCYKKSVAKTNTIAYKAGLICRYPEEDYESFPLPESVPLFCLPMGATIECWPSETKYPLPVFSTFVLTGSSGEKVYGAAIHFYEPHAQENLTDKQRSQLGLISATNRKPIVSKTIHTNKCICLLSHWPFFDAFRKFLTFLYRYSISGPHVLPIERHVSHFMHKVPFPSPQRPRILVQLSPHDNLILSQPVSSPLPLSGGRFTTLLQNLGPENAITLLVFAVTEHKILIHSLRPAVVTSVTEALVSMIFPFHWPCPYIPLCPLALADVLSAPCPFIVGVDSRYFDLYDPPPDVSCVDLDTNTISHTEDKRALTWKILPKKACKNLMNLLNNIYQELAESQQRPREDGLMELSMNDYDFNSGKSLQTLEMEIQEAFLRFMASILKGYRSYLRPITQAPSEKATDASSLFDLQGFLKSRDRSHQKFYSLMTKTQMFIRFIEECSFVSDKDASLAFFDDCVDKLFSTEHSTDKGLKVDLDKLEEMRLIELDESQRSEHTVFITPPELPALPDGEEHPLQYSYSGFPVLILELFDRPDGLLKTPATRLTSKQSSPTSPSPMFRRTKQEIKSAHKIAKKYSSIPQMWSKCLLRHCYGLWFICLPAYVKVCHSKIRALRTAYDVLRKMQVKKLEPPDEVCYRVLMQLCGQYGQPVLAVRVLFEMKKAGVHPNAITYGYYNKAVLESTWPSSTRGGYFLWMKLRNVLLGVVQFRRALKKPQSHPPQTPLSDGSDLDAVSHGSLDSSNDTNTAEQAPFSTDLIKVDSTDDRSSTGGQSDLGYNSLSKEEVRRGDAATQDGPVETEDKKESDSSSLSESESVKGSGDSVPQFDCQEAACGFKPPGGIVRVSCPFEAVNESGDTSNDPVAGLMFTTCLEEIGYVQNNSLRKRHKSAVEGSLKEPMSWGDRNRNLSGDTILGLQMNKRGVVETDTRKMAEKLGADIKILSNAVQTVRPNTLDIGNGTHRSKAVNRDSPEKDSSDEDAAFEADKIDSPSIFNLEDLDDEPASAGKSVKAAARKPRRVERSSSSSSFAARPVEMGFDPLSLFAAQTEQQTEEEEEVRSLSTPSARRELAEEIEMYMNNMSSPLVSRAPSVDLQRTRDDDPTCIQSPSMEEKNSRRSSLPPSSPRAVGLPRSRTYHSKTDSKLRERLWSSPSFSSNSPQRELPPDPEGAVALMSPSSFNLDTLLTPTFDVLKSSMFSAGKGVAEKASKWYSRFATYSTSSKDLNYDRSSISSGGLIDPESSSLMDDDVYSEYEGAASPQGNNIAYVAKGVGQSQTSHDSTSKQPHHTGSVLSTGSNFPLPDKSELDSSRYTSNTSIFQNYAMEVLISSCSRCKTCDCLVYDEEIMAGWTADDSNLNTTCPFCGSPFLPFLNIEIRDLRGPGRCFLKYGPSVEEGVSTACSTVPNVETRNSVISPADPDMAVSPKITVPECPDPESRSTRCGCTPAKSIEIPSERKWGVSDSGCAGHPMARSATTFYPLEEDDAPRRNTHSVPTGSLPSRFSDVADLLSFEWRLHNPDPVTVPYLSPLVLWKELESLLENEGDHVITVADFVDHHPIVFWNLVWYFRRLDLPSNLPGLILSSEHCNRGSKVPRNWLSEDSKHVLIQILWDNLKLHQDPGQPFYILWNTHSVKYPMVDSVQKGEEPFNEEFLQSVVKSIQMNDVYRPMSQILEILGKQLGMKRQRSLYREILFLSLVALGKDNIDIDAFDREYKMAYDRLTPIQVKFTHNCDRPPSTGVMECRKTFGEPYL; encoded by the exons ATGATGGAAGACAAAGGCTTTCGTGTTGCCGATTACTTTGTGGTGGCGGGTTTGACCGATTCATCCAAACCACTCGAAGAGGAAATCCACTTCAATGACATCTGCCACAAGATCGCCAAACCCAAAGCCCCGATCACAGACGTGGCCATCATCATTAAATCGCTAGGAGAGGAGGTGCCACAAGGCTACACATGTGTGGACACGACTCCAACAGGACTGTCTGCAGATCTCAACAATGGCAGCCTCATGGGACCCCAGATCTTCCTGTGCTACAAGAGAGGCAGGGATAAACCACCTCTCACTGATCTTGG GGTTTTGTACGAGTGGAAGGAAAGACTCAAGCAGGGCTGTCATATTATTCAAACCACTCCTTCCGGACGCCCTGCTAATATCAGCAGCCCCTCATCACAGAGGATATATATTACTTACCGGCGCGCCCCAGACAGCATGTCTCAGACTTCCCTGGCCGTGACAGACATATGTATAATCATTCCAAGTAAAGGAGAGACCCCGCCACACACCTTCTGCAAGGTGGACAAAAACCTCAATAGTAGCATG TGGGGCTCGTCTGTATATCTTTGTTACAAGAAGTCGGTGGCAAAGACCAATACCATAGCATATAAAGCTG GTTTAATTTGCAGGTATCCAGAAGAAGACTATGAATCATTCCCTTTACCTGAATCTGTGCCTCTCTTCTGCCTGCCCATGGGTGCAACAATCGAATGCTGGCCTTCCGAAACCAAATACCCACTCCCTGTTTTCTCTACATTTGTATTGACTGGATCTTCTGGAGAAAAG GTGTACGGCGCTGCAATCCATTTCTATGAGCCCCACGCGCAGGAGAACCTCACTGACAAACAGCGCTCCCAACTGGGACTGATCAGCGCCACCAATCGCAAACCCATTGTCTCCAAAACCATCCACACCAACAAGTGCATATGTCTGCTCTCCCACTGGCCTTTCTTTGATGCCTTTAGGAAGTTTCTGACATTCCTGTACCGATACTCGATCTCTGGCCCTCATGTACTACCCATTGAGAG ACACGTATCCCATTTCATGCACAAAGTTCCTTTTCCGTCGCCTCAAAGGCCGAGAATCTTGGTGCAG CTGTCGCCACATGATAACTTGATACTGAGCCAGCCTGTATCATCACCATTGCCACTTAG TGGTGGCAGGTTCACTACCCTGCTGCAGAATCTCGGCCCTGAGAATGCGATCACGCTGCTGGTGTTTGCAGTCACAGAACACAAGATCCTGATCCACTCGCTCAGGCCAGCCGTGGTCACAAGCGTGACCGAGGCATTGGTCTCT ATGATTTTCCCTTTCCACTGGCCCTGCCCATATATTCCTCTTTGTCCTTTGGCATTAGCAGATGTGCTGAGTGCCCCTTGCCCGTTCATAGTCGGGGTCGATTCGAGATACTTTGATCTGTATGATCCGCCTCCAGATGTCAGCTGTGTTGATCTGGACACTAACACGATATCACA TACTGAAGATAAGAGGGCTTTGACCTGGAAGATTCTGCCAAAGAAGGCTTGCAAAAATCTGATGAATTTGTTGAATAACATTTACCAGGAACTAGCAGAAT CACAACAGAGACCAAGAGAAGATGGGTTGATGGAGTTAAGCATGAATGACTATGATTTTAACTCTGGGAAGAGTCTGCAAACCCTGGAAATGGAGATACAGGAGGCATTCTTGCGCTTCATGGCCTCGATATTGAAGGGATACCGGTCATACCTTCGTCCCATTACACAGGCCCCCTCTGAGAAGGCAACTGATGCTAGCTCTCTGTTCGACTTGCAAG GCTTCCTGAAGAGTCGGGATCGCTCTCACCAGAAGTTTTACTCGCTGATGACGAAGACGCAGATGTTTATTCGGTTTATTGAAGAGTGTTCCTTCGTGAGCGACAAGGATGCAAGTCTGGCATTTTTCGATGATTGTGTAGATAAA CTGTTCAGCACAGAGCACAGTACTGATAAAGGACTAAAG GTGGACCTGGACAAGCTGGAGGAGATGCGTCTGATTGAGCTGGACGAGTCCCAGCGCAGTGAGCACACTGTGTTCATCACCCCCCCAGAGCTCCCAGCTCTGCCTGATGGAGAGGAGCACCCTCTGCAGTACAG CTACAGTGGCTTTCCTGTGCTGATCCTGGAGCTGTTTGATCGACCGGATGGTTTGCTGAAGACCCCGGCTACCAGACTGACCTCGAAGCAGAGCTCTCCCACTAGCCCCTCACCCATGTTCAGGAGGACTAAACAG gaaaTCAAGTCAGCCCACAAAATTGCAAAAAAGTACTCGTCCATACCACAGATGTGGTCCAAGTGTCTCTTGCGACACTGCTACGGCTTGTGGTTCATCTGTCTGCCTGCGTACGTCAAAGTGTGTCACTCAAAGATCAGGGCTCTGAGAACGGCATACGATGTGCTGAGAAAAATGCAAGTCAAGAAACTTGAGCCTCCTGACGAG gtgTGTTACCGAGTTCTGATGCAGTTGTGTGGACAGTATGGTCAGCCAGTTTTAGCAGTTCGGGTTCTTTTTGAAATGAAGAAGGCTGGTGTTCACCCCAATGCTATTACATACGGTTATTATAACAAG GCTGTTTTAGAAAGCACTTGGCCTTCCAGTACTAGGGGTGGTTACTTTCTCTGGATGAAATTGAGAAATGTCCTTCTAGGAGTTGTGCAGTTCAGAAGAGCCTTGAAAAAGCCCCAGTCACACCCCCCACAGACCCCTCTCTCAG ATGGCAGTGACCTGGATGCTGTTAGTCATGGCAGCTTGGATAGCTCTAACGACACTAACACAGCGGAACAGGCTCCGTTCAGCACTGATTTAATCAAAGTAGATTCTACTGATGATAGATCTAGCACAG GTGGTCAGTCTGACCTTGGGTACAACTCTCTGTCGAAAGAGGAGGTGAGGCGGGGTGACGCTGCTACACAGGATGGTCCAGTGGAGACGGAGGACAAGAAGGAGAGCGACTCCAGCTCAC TTTCAGAAAGCGAGAGTGTAAAGGGCAGTGGTGACTCTGTTCCTCAGTTTGATTGTCAAGAAGCAGCCTGTGGATTTAAACCTCCCGGGGGAATCGTCCGTGTCAGCTGCCCTTTTGAGGCAGTCAACGAGTCAGGCGACACGAGCAATG ATCCTGTTGCAGGACTTATGTTCACCACCTGTTTAGAGGAGATTGGCTATGTTCAAAACAACAGCCTTCGGAAGAGACACAAGAGTGCCGTAGAAGGGAGTTTGAAGGAACCGATGAGCTGGGGAGACCGGAACCGCAACCTCAGTGGAGACACAATCCTGGGGCTGCAGATGAACAAAAGGGGGGTTGTGGAGACTGACACCAGGAAGATGGCTGAGAAACTGGGAGCCGACATCAAGATCCTTTCAAACGCTGTCCAGACCGTGAGACCGAACACTCTGGACATTGGAAACGGCACCCACAGGTCAAAAGCTGTAAACCGAGACAGTCCGGAGAAGGACTCCAGCGACGAAGACGCGGCTTTCGAAGCTGATAAAATAGACTCGCCCTCTATCTTCAACCTAGAGGACCTTGACGACGAGCCGGCCAGCGCTGGGAAGTCTGTGAAAGCGGCGGCTCGGAAGCCACGCAGGGTGGAGaggtccagcagcagcagcagctttgcaGCCAGGCCGGTCGAGATGGGCTTCGACCCTCTCTCCCTGTTTGCAGCCCAGACGGAGCAGCAGactgaggaggaagaggaagtgAGGAGCCTCTCCACCCCCTCCGCACGGAGAGAGCTGGCCGAGGAGATCGAAATGTACATGAACAACATGAGCAGCCCCCTGGTCAGCCGTGCCCCCAGCGTGGACCTACAGAGGACGAGGGACGACGACCCCACCTGTATCCAGAGCCCCTCCATGGAGGAAAAGAACTCCAGGAGGTCCAGCCTTCCCCCAAGCTCCCCCAGAGCTGTGGGGCTTCCACGCTCCAGGACCTATCACTCCAAGACAGACAGCAAGCTAAGAGAGAGGCTGTGGTCGTCTCCCTCCTTCTCATCGAACAGCCCGCAGAGGGAGCTGCCTCCAGACCCCGAAGGAGCAGTGGCGCTGATGTCCCCGTCGTCTTTTAATCTGGACACCTTACTAACACCCACCTTTGATGTGCTCAAGAGCAGCATGTTTTCAGCAGGGAAAGGAGTAGCAGAAAAAGCCAGCAAGTGGTATTCCAGATTTGCTACCTACTCCACTTCTTCTAAG GATCTCAATTACGACAGATCTAGCATATCATCTGGTGGGTTGATAGATCCGGAATCCTCTTCATTGATGGATGATGATGTCTACAGTGAATATGAAGGGGCAGCGTCCCCTCAAGGAAACAATATTGCATACGTGGCTAAGGGGGTGGGACAGAGCCAAACATCTCACGACAGCACTTCAAAGCAACCACATCACACAG GTAGTGTACTGTCCACAGGCTCCAACTTCCCATTGCCTGACAAGTCGGAACTGGATTCATCTCGTTACACCAGCAACACCAGTATATTTCAAAATTACGCCATGGAG GTCCTCATTTCAAGCTGCTCGCGCTGTAAGACCTGCGACTGTCTGGTCTATGATGAGGAGATCATGGCGGGATGGACTGCAGACGACTCCAACCTCAACACCACCTGTCCCTTCTGCGGGAGTCCCTTCCTGCCCTTCCTCAACATCGAGATCCGAGACCTCCGGGGACCCGGCAG gtgtTTTTTGAAGTACGGCCCATCTGTGGAGGAAGGCGTGTCCACAGCCTGCTCTACGGTTCCTAACGTGGAGACCAGGAATTCTGTCATCTCCCCTGCTGACCCAGACATGGCTGTCTCTCCGAAGATCACAGTACCGGAATGCCCAGATCCCGAAAG taGAAGCACTCGCTGTGGATGCACCCCTGCTAAGTCCATTGAGATTCCCTCGGAGAGGAAGTGGGGTGTCAGTGATTCGGGCTGTGCGGGGCACCCCATGGCTCGGAGCGCCACTACCTTCTATCCACTGGAGGAGGACGATGCCCCCCGCAGAAACACCCACAGTGTACCCACAGGGAGCCTGCCCTCCAGGTTCAGTGATGTTGCA GATCTTCTGAGCTTTGAATGGAGGCTACACAATCCAGACCCGGTCACGGTTCCCTATCTCAGTCCTCTCGTACTGTGGAAAGAACTGGAAAGCTTGCTGGAAAACGAAGGGGATCATGTGATAACGGTGGCAGACTTCGTGGACCATCATCCCATTGTGTTCTGGAATCTGGTGTGGTATTTCAGACGACTTGATCTGCCAAGCAATTTGCCAGGCTTAATACTGTCCTCTGAACATTGCAACAGAGGGTCAAAG GTTCCTCGAAACTGGTTGTCAGAAGATAGCAAACATGTTTTAATCCAGATTCTGTGGGACAATCTTAAACTACACCAGGATCCAGGACAGCCGTTCTACATCCTGTGGAACACGCACA GTGTGAAATACCCCATGGTAGACTCTGttcaaaagggagaggagccttTCAATGAAGAGTTCTTGCAGAGCGTGGTGAAGAGCATTCAGATGAACGACGTCTATCGGCCCATGAGTCAAATCTTAGAGATTCTAGGTAAACAACTGGGCATGAAAAGACAGAG AAGCTTATACAGAGAAATCCTGTTCCTTTCTCTGGTTGCCCTTGGAAAAGACAACATTGATATTG atGCATTTGATAGAGAGTACAAGATGGCCTATGATCGTCTGACTCCCATCCAGGTGAAGTTTACACATAACTGTGATCGTCCTCCCAGCACTGGAGTCATGGAGTGCCGCAAGACCTTCGGAGAACCGTATCTGTAA